A window of the Lactobacillus amylovorus DSM 20531 genome harbors these coding sequences:
- the spxA gene encoding transcriptional regulator SpxA yields MVDLYVSPSCTSCRKARAWLEKHNIPFKERNIFSEPLTKKELLRILRMTENGTEEIISTRSRAFQQLKINLDDLSIDQLLDLVEKNPSLLRRPIIMDDRRLQVGYNEDEIRRFLPRNVRRLELAEAQKIADL; encoded by the coding sequence ATGGTAGATTTATATGTATCTCCTAGTTGTACTTCATGCCGTAAAGCCAGAGCTTGGCTTGAAAAGCACAATATTCCTTTTAAGGAAAGAAACATCTTTTCTGAGCCATTAACTAAGAAAGAATTGTTGAGAATCTTGCGCATGACCGAAAATGGTACAGAAGAAATCATTTCTACCCGCTCAAGAGCTTTTCAACAATTGAAAATCAATTTAGATGATTTATCAATTGATCAGTTACTTGATTTAGTAGAAAAGAATCCAAGTCTCTTGAGAAGACCAATCATCATGGATGATCGTCGACTTCAAGTAGGTTATAATGAAGATGAAATTCGTCGATTCTTGCCACGCAATGTGCGTCGCTTAGAATTGGCTGAAGCACAAAAAATTGCAGATTTATAA
- a CDS encoding phosphocarrier protein HPr, which produces MEKRDFHIIAETGIHARPATLLVQAASKFGSDVNLEYNGKSVNLKSIMGVMSLGVGKNADVTITAEGDDEKDALDAIADTMKKEGLAE; this is translated from the coding sequence ATGGAAAAACGCGATTTTCATATTATTGCAGAAACAGGTATTCATGCACGTCCAGCTACTCTTTTAGTACAAGCTGCTTCAAAGTTCGGTTCAGATGTTAACTTGGAATACAACGGCAAGTCAGTAAACTTGAAGTCAATCATGGGCGTTATGTCACTTGGTGTTGGCAAAAACGCAGACGTTACTATCACTGCTGAAGGTGACGACGAAAAGGACGCATTAGACGCAATTGCTGACACTATGAAAAAAGAAGGTTTAGCTGAATAA
- the ptsP gene encoding phosphoenolpyruvate--protein phosphotransferase has protein sequence MTKTLKGIAASDGIAIAPAYLLVEPDLSFSKSSISDVDSEVSRYKDAIKESTTEVEKIRDTAKKSLGEEEAQVFEAHLMILNDPEFTGAIENEIKDSKINAEAALDETAQKFISIFEGMTDNPYMQERAADVRDVSKRIMAHLLGKELPNPASIDHEVIVVAHDLTPSDTAQLNKKYVKGFVTDVGGRTAHSAIMARSLELPAVVGTDSITKDVKNGDMLIDDGLDGTAIIAPSDDQVADYKKKGEDFLKQKAEWKKLKDEPSVTADGKKFTIAANIGTPNDMPGIYENGAEAIGLYRTEFLYMDSSDFPTEDDQFEAYKKVIEGMNGKQVIIRTMDIGGDKHLDYWDLPEEMNPFLGVRAIRLSLKNEKIFRTQLRALLRASAYGKLGIMFPMIGTLAELRQAKAILNDEKQKLIEKGVKVGDDLQVGMMIEVPAAAVLADQFAKEVDFFSIGTNDLIQYTMAADRGNDNVSYLYQPYNPSVLRLIKHTIDAAHENGIWCGMCGEAAGDNTMFPILLSMGLDEYSMSATSILRIRSLMKKFDTKDLKKLANEACFVSQTAEENEKLVEDLMKKINK, from the coding sequence ATGACCAAGACTTTAAAGGGAATTGCTGCAAGTGATGGTATTGCCATTGCTCCAGCATATCTTCTTGTAGAGCCTGATCTTTCATTCTCAAAATCTTCAATCAGTGATGTTGATTCAGAAGTATCACGCTACAAGGATGCTATTAAGGAATCAACTACTGAAGTTGAAAAGATTCGTGATACAGCTAAGAAGAGCTTGGGTGAAGAAGAAGCCCAAGTTTTTGAAGCTCACTTAATGATTTTGAATGACCCAGAATTCACTGGTGCTATTGAGAATGAAATTAAGGACTCCAAGATTAATGCAGAAGCTGCTCTTGATGAAACTGCACAAAAGTTCATCTCAATTTTTGAGGGCATGACTGATAATCCTTACATGCAAGAACGTGCAGCCGACGTACGTGACGTTTCAAAGCGTATCATGGCTCACCTTCTTGGCAAGGAATTACCAAACCCAGCTTCAATCGATCATGAAGTTATCGTTGTAGCTCACGACTTAACTCCTAGTGACACTGCTCAACTTAACAAGAAGTACGTTAAAGGCTTTGTTACTGATGTTGGTGGTCGTACTGCTCACTCAGCAATTATGGCTCGTTCACTTGAATTACCAGCCGTAGTTGGTACTGATTCAATTACTAAAGACGTTAAGAACGGCGATATGTTAATTGATGACGGTCTTGATGGGACTGCAATCATTGCTCCAAGCGATGACCAAGTTGCAGACTACAAGAAGAAGGGTGAAGACTTCCTTAAGCAAAAGGCTGAATGGAAGAAATTGAAGGATGAACCTTCAGTTACTGCTGATGGCAAGAAGTTTACCATTGCTGCTAATATTGGTACTCCTAATGACATGCCAGGTATATATGAAAATGGTGCTGAAGCCATTGGTTTGTACAGAACTGAATTCTTGTACATGGATTCTTCAGACTTCCCAACAGAAGATGATCAATTCGAAGCTTACAAGAAAGTTATCGAAGGCATGAACGGCAAACAAGTCATCATCAGAACTATGGATATTGGTGGTGACAAGCACCTAGATTACTGGGACTTGCCAGAAGAAATGAACCCATTCTTAGGTGTACGTGCTATTCGTCTTTCACTTAAGAACGAAAAGATCTTCCGTACCCAATTAAGAGCTTTGCTTCGTGCTTCAGCATACGGTAAGCTTGGTATTATGTTCCCAATGATTGGTACATTGGCTGAACTTCGTCAAGCTAAGGCCATTTTGAATGACGAAAAGCAAAAGTTAATCGAAAAGGGCGTTAAGGTCGGCGATGACTTACAAGTTGGTATGATGATCGAAGTTCCTGCAGCTGCTGTTTTGGCTGATCAATTCGCTAAGGAAGTTGACTTCTTCTCAATCGGTACTAACGACTTGATCCAATACACTATGGCTGCTGACCGTGGTAACGACAACGTATCATACTTGTACCAACCATATAACCCATCAGTACTTCGTTTGATCAAGCATACTATTGATGCTGCTCACGAAAACGGTATTTGGTGTGGTATGTGTGGTGAAGCTGCCGGTGATAACACCATGTTCCCAATCTTACTTTCAATGGGACTTGATGAATACTCAATGAGTGCAACTTCAATCTTACGTATCAGAAGCTTAATGAAGAAGTTTGATACTAAGGATCTTAAGAAATTGGCTAATGAAGCATGCTTCGTTTCACAAACTGCTGAAGAAAATGAAAAATTAGTCGAAGACTTAATGAAGAAGATTAACAAGTAA
- a CDS encoding CYTH domain-containing protein translates to MSKNREIEAKTLLAQDVYQKIVNSFPIKADFVQENYYFDTPDDLLKDHRISLRIRIYADHAEQTMKVPDLNPVQKKFHEVIEINDNLTHAQAKKLVAQEHVDFQGNIGDYLDQHFSDQKEQLQLFTWSKTRRILMNGLQNCELTLDATSYPDGYQDFELEIENTDPALIKQVQTELEHDYGFKQTKANTNQNKIARASAHRK, encoded by the coding sequence ATGAGTAAAAATCGTGAAATCGAAGCAAAAACGTTATTAGCACAAGATGTCTATCAAAAAATCGTCAATAGTTTTCCCATTAAAGCAGATTTTGTTCAGGAAAATTATTATTTTGATACGCCAGACGACTTGTTAAAAGATCATCGCATCAGCCTCAGAATTAGAATTTACGCTGATCATGCGGAACAAACAATGAAGGTGCCTGACCTTAATCCTGTCCAAAAGAAATTCCATGAAGTTATCGAAATCAACGACAATTTAACTCATGCCCAAGCCAAAAAGCTAGTTGCACAAGAACACGTTGATTTTCAAGGCAACATTGGAGACTACCTTGACCAACACTTCTCTGACCAAAAAGAGCAACTACAACTTTTCACTTGGAGTAAAACCCGTCGTATTTTAATGAACGGCCTACAAAATTGTGAACTAACTTTAGATGCTACATCTTATCCTGATGGCTATCAAGATTTTGAATTGGAAATTGAAAACACCGATCCGGCTTTAATCAAACAAGTGCAAACTGAACTTGAGCATGATTATGGCTTTAAGCAAACAAAAGCCAACACTAATCAAAATAAAATTGCCCGCGCAAGCGCTCACAGAAAATAG
- a CDS encoding DsbA family protein yields MFEIFLFINPIGIYCFDTEKLIRNTVDELGIDVCYHYIPIANVCLVKDDMIRRRQDGQKSSDISSISTATYEALRNYHAIKLSYGNKKARRYLYELQKHLSKDASVYTPELFQKIIDKLNIKASTINAIKQGDYLKASIEDDQKLANQWNVKSTPTIVLFDENDDQNGVLLDGPVSQQDLVTLLMPGCEKDFSDFLPLQNHLRLI; encoded by the coding sequence ATGTTTGAGATTTTTCTATTCATCAATCCAATAGGGATTTACTGTTTTGATACAGAAAAACTAATTCGCAATACTGTTGATGAATTAGGGATTGATGTTTGCTACCACTACATTCCCATTGCTAATGTTTGTTTAGTTAAAGATGATATGATTCGCAGACGCCAAGATGGCCAAAAATCATCGGATATCAGCAGTATTTCTACTGCAACTTACGAAGCTTTGCGCAACTACCATGCTATTAAATTAAGCTATGGCAACAAGAAGGCACGCAGATATTTATACGAATTGCAAAAACATCTAAGTAAAGATGCTTCAGTATATACACCGGAATTGTTCCAAAAAATCATCGACAAGTTGAACATTAAAGCGTCAACGATTAATGCCATCAAACAGGGAGATTATCTAAAAGCCTCAATTGAAGACGATCAAAAACTAGCCAACCAATGGAACGTTAAATCTACGCCAACCATCGTTTTATTTGATGAAAATGATGATCAAAACGGCGTGCTATTGGATGGCCCAGTTAGTCAACAAGATTTGGTTACCCTACTAATGCCGGGCTGTGAAAAAGACTTTTCCGATTTTCTACCCTTGCAAAATCACTTGCGTCTCATCTAA
- a CDS encoding peptide chain release factor 3 — translation MDKELADKVNKRRTFAIISHPDAGKTTITEQMLLFGGVIRKAGTVKARKTGNYATSDWMEIEKKRGISVTSSVMQFEYKGKRINILDTPGHQDFSEDTYRTLMAVDSAVMVIDSAKGIEPQTKKLFKVVKKRGIPIFTFMNKLDRDGRPPLDLIAELEDLLGIEGVAMNWPIGSGQTLKGLYDIASKRVELYRKDGQDRFLPLNDEGTLHDSEPLSQDPQFKDTLDEIDLIKEAGNKFDREKIAMGDQTPVFFGSALTNFGVETFLNSFVDLAPAPESHTVNGDEELSPEDPEFSGFVFKIQANMNPHHRDRIAFVRIGSGEFKKGLDVTLARTDKPIRLNNATEFMSSERVQVSDAVAGDIVGLYDTGNFQIGDSIYAGKRKIVYPPLPEFTPELFMRVTAKNVMKQKSFHKGMNQLVQEGAIQLYRNYQTDEYILGAVGQLQFEVFQFRMKNEYNSEVEMNSIGHRVARWIDPDQLDPRMSNSRNLLVKDRYGNPLFLFENEFAERFFHEKYPDVKLTEKL, via the coding sequence ATGGATAAAGAGTTAGCAGATAAAGTAAATAAAAGAAGAACCTTTGCGATTATTTCACACCCTGACGCAGGTAAAACGACTATTACTGAACAAATGCTGCTTTTTGGTGGGGTAATTCGTAAGGCGGGTACCGTTAAGGCACGTAAGACAGGTAACTACGCAACTAGTGACTGGATGGAAATCGAAAAAAAGCGTGGTATTTCTGTTACTAGTTCAGTTATGCAGTTTGAATATAAGGGCAAGCGGATCAATATTTTGGATACGCCAGGTCACCAAGACTTCTCTGAAGATACTTACCGTACATTGATGGCCGTTGACTCAGCAGTCATGGTAATTGACTCAGCTAAGGGTATCGAACCTCAAACTAAGAAATTGTTTAAGGTTGTTAAAAAACGTGGTATTCCAATTTTTACCTTTATGAACAAGCTTGACCGTGATGGTCGTCCACCACTAGATTTGATTGCTGAACTAGAAGATTTGCTTGGCATCGAAGGTGTGGCAATGAACTGGCCAATTGGTTCAGGTCAAACCTTGAAGGGTCTTTACGATATTGCTAGCAAACGCGTTGAACTTTACCGTAAAGATGGTCAAGATCGTTTCTTACCATTGAATGATGAAGGTACTTTGCATGATAGTGAACCACTTAGTCAAGATCCACAATTTAAGGATACCCTTGATGAAATCGACTTGATTAAGGAAGCTGGTAACAAGTTTGACCGTGAAAAGATTGCGATGGGTGATCAAACTCCTGTCTTCTTTGGTTCAGCTTTGACCAACTTTGGTGTAGAAACATTCTTGAATAGCTTCGTTGATTTGGCTCCAGCTCCAGAAAGCCATACTGTAAATGGGGATGAAGAATTGAGCCCAGAAGATCCTGAATTTTCAGGCTTTGTCTTTAAGATTCAGGCTAACATGAACCCGCACCACCGTGACCGTATTGCCTTTGTTCGTATTGGTAGTGGTGAATTTAAGAAGGGTTTGGATGTAACCTTAGCTAGAACTGATAAGCCAATCCGTTTGAATAATGCAACAGAGTTCATGTCTAGTGAACGTGTGCAAGTTTCAGATGCGGTTGCAGGTGATATCGTTGGTTTATATGATACTGGTAATTTCCAAATTGGTGACAGTATTTATGCTGGCAAGCGTAAGATTGTTTATCCACCACTTCCAGAATTTACCCCTGAATTGTTCATGCGTGTAACTGCTAAGAACGTGATGAAGCAGAAGTCATTCCATAAGGGGATGAACCAGTTGGTTCAAGAAGGTGCCATTCAGCTTTACCGCAATTACCAAACTGATGAATACATTTTAGGTGCTGTTGGTCAATTGCAATTTGAAGTATTCCAATTCAGAATGAAGAACGAATATAATTCAGAAGTTGAAATGAACAGTATCGGTCACCGTGTGGCTCGTTGGATTGATCCAGATCAACTTGATCCAAGAATGTCTAACAGCCGTAACTTGCTGGTTAAGGACCGCTATGGCAATCCATTATTCTTATTTGAAAATGAATTTGCAGAACGTTTCTTCCACGAAAAATATCCAGATGTTAAATTAACTGAAAAGTTATAA
- a CDS encoding GTP pyrophosphokinase yields MDIDWDTFLWPYDEAVRELKVKFRSLRQGFLTRGEHSPIEFVIGRVKTVDSIKEKMTRRVISPDVIETDMQDIAGIRIVTQFVDDIYKVVDLIHARDDMEVVEERDYIQNAKPSGYRSYHMVINYTVYLPEGPKTLIAEIQIRTLAMNFWATVEHTLNYKYKGVYPDDISKRLKSTAEAAYKLDEEMSSIKDEVQEAQKIFTKNKGKEKS; encoded by the coding sequence ATGGACATAGATTGGGATACTTTCTTGTGGCCTTATGATGAAGCAGTTCGCGAATTAAAGGTTAAATTTCGTTCCCTTAGACAAGGCTTTTTAACTAGGGGAGAACATTCACCAATTGAATTTGTAATTGGTAGAGTAAAAACAGTAGATTCAATTAAAGAAAAAATGACTCGAAGAGTAATCAGTCCTGACGTGATTGAGACTGACATGCAAGATATTGCCGGAATTCGAATCGTTACTCAGTTTGTGGATGATATCTACAAGGTAGTTGATTTGATTCATGCTCGCGATGACATGGAGGTAGTTGAAGAGCGTGATTACATTCAAAATGCCAAGCCTTCAGGTTATCGTTCCTACCATATGGTAATTAACTACACGGTATATTTGCCAGAGGGTCCTAAGACTTTAATTGCAGAAATTCAAATCAGAACTTTAGCAATGAATTTCTGGGCTACTGTTGAGCATACTTTGAATTATAAATACAAGGGTGTTTATCCAGACGATATTTCTAAGAGACTAAAGTCTACCGCTGAAGCTGCTTATAAGCTTGATGAAGAAATGTCATCAATTAAGGATGAGGTCCAAGAAGCTCAAAAGATTTTTACCAAAAACAAGGGTAAGGAAAAATCATGA
- a CDS encoding DUF1827 family protein, whose translation MHLIDVTNNYSDLVQSQLNTTDANYVKVYSLGNTSVIYTESKNAIGIALENHNRRVREDEVEFIIKRLLENYDSSYTLTVDKSRHVIEIHVDK comes from the coding sequence ATGCATTTAATCGATGTAACCAATAACTATTCTGATTTGGTTCAAAGTCAGCTTAACACTACTGATGCCAACTACGTTAAGGTATATTCTTTAGGCAATACTTCAGTCATTTATACTGAAAGCAAAAATGCGATCGGTATTGCACTTGAAAACCACAATCGCCGCGTTCGTGAAGATGAAGTTGAATTCATTATTAAACGTTTGCTCGAGAATTATGATTCTTCATACACTTTAACTGTTGATAAGAGCCGTCACGTAATTGAAATTCACGTTGACAAATAA
- a CDS encoding ATP-dependent Clp protease ATP-binding subunit — protein sequence MLCQNCHERPASIHLFTKVNGQSREINLCQHCYQELRNQQGNLENMNNYNNEFFGDFDDLFNALNGNNNNAANNNNMGNNDPRMQMGGGNGNGGQGGRSLLDQYGTDLTALAKKGKIDPVIGRDKEITRVIEILNRRTKNNPVLIGEAGVGKTAVVEGLAQEIVDGSVPAKLQNKRIISLNVVSLVQGTGIRGQFEQRMEQLIKELQQNDDIILFIDEIHEIVGAGNAEGGMDAGNIIKPALARGELQLVGATTIKEYRNIEKDSALARRFQPVEVKEPSIDETTRILKGIQKRYEDYHHVHYTDDAIESAAKLSARYIQDRFLPDKAIDLLDEAGSRMNLTIPYIDKDKMQERINAAEQLKEEALKKEDYEKAAYYRDQIDKYEKVKDQKVDPDKSPVITSKIMNKIVEEKTGIPVGDIQKQEENQLQNLASDLKAHVIGQDKAVDKVARAIRRNRIGFNKSGRPIGSFLFVGPTGVGKTELAKQLAKQMFGSKDAMIRFDMSEYMEQYSVSKLIGSAPGYVGYEEAGQLTEQVRHNPYSLILLDEIEKAHPDVLNLFLQILDDGRLTDSQGRTVSFKDTIIIMTSNAGQGIKNASVGFAAENEDESNESARNNMSQFFKPEFLNRLDDVIEFNELTKPDLLKIVDLMLANTNNMVKDQGLHIDVTDAAKEKLVDEGFNPALGARPLRRTIQEEIEDKVADYKLDHTDSKNLKADVKDGEIVISEE from the coding sequence TTGCTTTGCCAAAATTGTCATGAACGGCCTGCCTCTATTCATCTTTTTACCAAGGTGAATGGCCAAAGCCGAGAGATTAATTTATGTCAACACTGTTATCAAGAATTAAGAAATCAACAAGGAAATCTAGAAAATATGAATAACTACAATAACGAATTTTTTGGCGACTTTGATGATTTATTCAACGCATTAAACGGAAATAACAACAATGCCGCAAACAACAATAATATGGGAAACAACGACCCAAGAATGCAAATGGGTGGTGGCAACGGAAACGGTGGTCAAGGCGGCAGAAGCTTGCTTGATCAATATGGTACAGATTTAACCGCCCTTGCTAAGAAAGGCAAAATCGACCCAGTAATCGGCCGTGATAAAGAAATCACCCGTGTCATTGAAATTTTAAACAGAAGAACTAAAAACAACCCAGTTTTAATTGGTGAAGCTGGTGTTGGTAAGACTGCTGTAGTTGAAGGACTTGCTCAAGAAATCGTTGACGGTTCTGTTCCAGCTAAACTGCAAAACAAGCGTATCATTTCCTTAAATGTAGTATCACTTGTTCAAGGTACTGGTATCCGTGGTCAATTCGAACAAAGAATGGAACAATTGATCAAGGAATTACAACAAAATGACGATATCATCCTATTTATTGATGAGATTCACGAAATTGTTGGTGCCGGAAATGCTGAAGGCGGTATGGACGCCGGCAACATTATTAAGCCTGCCCTAGCTCGTGGCGAACTGCAATTAGTAGGTGCTACTACTATTAAGGAATACCGCAATATTGAAAAGGATTCAGCTTTAGCAAGAAGATTCCAACCTGTTGAAGTTAAGGAACCTTCAATTGATGAAACTACCCGTATTTTAAAGGGTATTCAAAAGCGTTACGAAGATTACCACCACGTTCACTACACAGACGATGCTATTGAATCTGCTGCTAAGCTTTCTGCTCGCTACATTCAAGATAGATTCTTGCCTGACAAGGCCATTGACTTACTTGATGAAGCTGGTTCAAGAATGAACTTAACTATTCCTTATATTGATAAGGATAAGATGCAAGAAAGAATCAATGCAGCTGAACAATTAAAGGAAGAAGCCTTGAAGAAAGAAGACTACGAAAAGGCTGCTTACTACCGTGATCAAATTGATAAATACGAAAAGGTAAAGGATCAAAAAGTTGACCCTGACAAATCCCCAGTTATTACCAGCAAGATCATGAACAAGATTGTTGAAGAAAAGACTGGCATCCCTGTCGGCGATATTCAAAAACAAGAAGAAAATCAATTGCAAAATTTGGCTAGTGATTTGAAAGCTCACGTTATCGGTCAAGACAAGGCTGTTGACAAAGTTGCTCGTGCTATTCGTCGTAACAGAATCGGTTTCAACAAGTCTGGTCGTCCAATTGGTTCCTTCTTATTCGTAGGACCTACTGGTGTTGGTAAGACTGAACTTGCTAAACAACTTGCTAAACAAATGTTTGGTTCAAAAGATGCAATGATACGTTTCGATATGTCTGAATACATGGAACAATATTCTGTATCTAAGTTGATTGGTTCAGCTCCTGGTTACGTTGGCTACGAAGAAGCTGGTCAATTGACTGAACAAGTTCGTCACAACCCATACAGCTTGATTTTGCTTGACGAAATTGAAAAAGCTCACCCAGACGTTTTGAACCTCTTCTTGCAAATCTTAGATGATGGTCGTTTGACTGATTCACAAGGTAGAACTGTTTCATTCAAAGATACAATCATCATCATGACTTCTAACGCAGGTCAAGGCATCAAGAATGCTAGCGTTGGTTTCGCTGCTGAAAATGAAGACGAAAGTAATGAATCAGCTAGAAACAACATGAGTCAATTCTTCAAGCCTGAATTCCTTAACCGTCTTGATGACGTCATTGAATTCAACGAATTGACTAAACCTGACCTACTTAAGATTGTTGACTTGATGCTTGCTAACACCAACAACATGGTTAAGGATCAAGGTTTGCACATTGATGTTACCGACGCAGCTAAAGAAAAATTAGTTGACGAAGGCTTCAACCCTGCTTTAGGTGCACGTCCACTTCGTCGTACCATTCAAGAAGAAATCGAAGATAAGGTTGCTGACTACAAGCTCGACCACACTGACAGCAAGAACTTAAAGGCTGATGTCAAAGATGGCGAGATCGTAATTAGCGAAGAATAA
- a CDS encoding competence protein CoiA, with translation MYAAMLDKKLVLAVSEAYLVNSRQKKLNQEIYRCPHCNKKVILIVSEKKSAFFKHLTSYTNLMGEKEEHHQSKMLFKAALTAAGFDAAVEIPLADGQLRADVLAAENLAFEIQCAPLSDAEFKHRHSLYQKIGVTDIWVVGQLHYLKHSLKHTQLIFFRRNKRWGNYYLEVNPAKNCFCLKFNVLQEAVTKKLRYQTKYFVLDEIGIRQFWNFRPKLKKYVGNPVNQRKYVQRQIKQKSKLGLKVAELLYQQKLSLEDLPNSIFIKYRNPGDENVLINYLQKKCLN, from the coding sequence ATGTATGCAGCCATGTTAGATAAAAAATTAGTGCTTGCGGTAAGTGAAGCTTACCTTGTTAATTCAAGACAAAAGAAATTAAATCAAGAAATATATCGTTGTCCGCACTGCAATAAGAAAGTAATTCTGATTGTTTCGGAGAAAAAATCTGCTTTTTTCAAACATTTGACTAGTTACACTAATTTAATGGGTGAAAAAGAAGAACATCATCAATCAAAAATGCTGTTTAAAGCGGCATTAACTGCTGCGGGATTTGATGCGGCAGTAGAAATACCACTAGCCGATGGTCAGCTTAGAGCAGATGTGTTAGCTGCTGAAAATTTAGCATTCGAAATTCAGTGTGCTCCGTTAAGTGATGCTGAATTTAAACATCGGCATTCTTTATATCAGAAAATTGGCGTAACTGATATTTGGGTCGTAGGACAGCTCCACTATTTAAAGCACAGTTTAAAACATACGCAATTGATCTTTTTTAGGAGAAACAAAAGATGGGGTAACTATTATTTAGAAGTTAATCCAGCAAAGAATTGCTTTTGTCTAAAATTTAATGTTTTGCAAGAAGCAGTTACGAAAAAGCTTCGCTATCAAACTAAATACTTCGTACTCGATGAAATAGGTATTAGACAGTTCTGGAATTTTAGGCCGAAGTTGAAAAAGTATGTGGGCAATCCCGTTAACCAAAGAAAATATGTCCAGCGTCAGATTAAGCAGAAAAGCAAATTGGGTTTAAAAGTAGCAGAGCTGCTTTATCAACAGAAATTAAGCTTAGAGGATTTACCTAATAGTATCTTTATTAAATATCGCAATCCTGGAGATGAGAATGTATTAATCAATTACTTACAAAAAAAGTGTCTTAATTAG
- a CDS encoding adaptor protein MecA, translating into MQVDHINENTIRVRIDKEELARRGLKVLDLLGDKDKIQQFFYSILAEVDTDHTFTKGVPVTFQVMPNNGGLDLMITKVQPEDANNLRKMMGDSMSDDSDSTQADSDSRRSFFDLDPKDDLNTEVDPLTQEENEANASAAGNNNEYWKFQRSHAYQFTELGNVIELADNLRVSDLASSLYYQRGQYYLELAFLDEDYAELKPADAWAIANEYGIKIDDEEMNTVKETGKCLMSQDALGHIRYYFLKQAK; encoded by the coding sequence GTGCAAGTAGATCATATTAATGAAAATACAATTAGGGTCAGAATTGATAAGGAAGAATTAGCACGTCGCGGCCTTAAAGTCCTTGATCTTTTGGGTGATAAAGATAAGATTCAACAATTCTTTTACTCAATCCTTGCAGAAGTTGATACAGATCATACCTTTACCAAGGGTGTGCCTGTAACTTTCCAAGTAATGCCAAATAATGGCGGCCTTGATTTAATGATTACTAAAGTTCAACCCGAAGACGCAAATAATTTGCGTAAGATGATGGGTGATTCAATGAGCGATGATAGTGATTCAACACAGGCGGACTCCGATTCAAGAAGAAGCTTTTTCGATCTTGATCCAAAAGACGATTTAAATACCGAAGTTGATCCGCTAACGCAAGAAGAAAATGAAGCTAATGCCAGTGCAGCTGGTAATAATAATGAATATTGGAAGTTCCAAAGGAGTCATGCATATCAATTTACTGAGTTAGGCAATGTAATTGAACTAGCTGATAATTTGAGAGTGAGCGATTTGGCTTCAAGTTTGTATTATCAACGTGGTCAATACTATTTGGAATTGGCTTTTCTTGATGAAGATTATGCTGAATTAAAGCCTGCTGATGCTTGGGCAATTGCCAATGAATACGGCATTAAGATTGATGATGAAGAAATGAACACAGTTAAAGAAACTGGTAAGTGCTTGATGAGTCAAGACGCTTTAGGTCATATTCGCTATTACTTTCTTAAACAAGCTAAATAA